One genomic window of Parcubacteria group bacterium includes the following:
- a CDS encoding dTDP-4-dehydrorhamnose 3,5-epimerase family protein, whose product MIEGVVIKPLERFSDERGWLCEAWRNDESDFQPSMAYISKTEPGAVRGPHEHKEQSDCFIFTGPGNFRMYLWENREGRLGYRELSTMEVGEDNPCMIMVPPGVVHGYKCISKEPGYYVNLPNQLYKGEGKQDAVDEIRWEQEPGAPFKINNKIL is encoded by the coding sequence ATGATAGAGGGCGTTGTCATCAAACCATTGGAGCGCTTTTCTGATGAGCGCGGATGGCTCTGCGAGGCGTGGCGGAATGATGAATCAGATTTCCAGCCGAGCATGGCATATATCTCAAAGACCGAGCCCGGAGCCGTGCGGGGGCCGCACGAGCACAAGGAGCAGTCAGACTGCTTTATTTTTACGGGTCCCGGGAACTTCCGCATGTACCTCTGGGAGAACCGCGAGGGAAGACTTGGGTACCGGGAACTTTCAACCATGGAAGTGGGCGAGGACAACCCGTGCATGATTATGGTGCCTCCTGGGGTGGTGCACGGGTATAAGTGCATTTCAAAAGAGCCGGGCTACTACGTCAATCTGCCGAATCAACTCTACAAAGGCGAGGGCAAGCAGGATGCGGTTGACGAGATACGCTGGGAGCAGGAACCTGGCGCGCCGTTTAAAATTAATAACAAGATATTATGA
- a CDS encoding DNA adenine methylase encodes MSGQQIDIFGNKKLSVPKTEGIKYAGSKLKILPYIVQLLSELDGVKNILDGFSGTTRVSQALAQLGYNTTVSDISAWSEVFGTCYLKSEKEDKYYQEILDHLNNLKGYDGWYTKHYGAELDEGKKPFQAKNTRKLDAIRDEIDKLNLGWEDKCVILTSLIYALDSVDSTLGHYVSYLAKWSPRSHNDLFLKLPKRFKTNKQHRIIRGDIFDTISKNEFDLAYFDPPYGSNNEKMPPSRVRYASYYHIWTTIIKNDKPELFGKVNRRVDTRDLLSASVFEEFRKNEEGFFIAMEALKKLIQETKSRYILLSYSSGGRATKQELSDLMHESGKLLNVVEINYKVNVMGGMRWTNEWIHSDSKHHEYLFLMEKEKSLHPYFAPLYSEKHQIYANVRI; translated from the coding sequence ATGAGCGGCCAGCAAATAGATATTTTCGGCAATAAAAAATTGAGTGTTCCCAAAACAGAAGGGATTAAGTATGCGGGGTCAAAATTAAAAATATTGCCGTATATTGTCCAACTTCTAAGCGAACTTGACGGAGTAAAAAATATACTTGATGGATTTAGCGGAACGACCAGAGTGTCACAAGCGCTTGCTCAACTTGGGTACAATACGACTGTCAGCGATATTTCAGCTTGGTCTGAAGTTTTTGGCACATGCTACTTAAAATCAGAAAAAGAAGATAAGTATTACCAAGAAATTTTAGATCATTTAAACAATCTAAAAGGATATGATGGTTGGTACACAAAACACTATGGCGCGGAATTAGATGAAGGCAAAAAACCGTTCCAAGCTAAAAATACCAGGAAACTAGATGCCATCAGAGATGAAATAGATAAACTCAATTTAGGGTGGGAAGACAAATGCGTTATTCTGACAAGCTTGATTTATGCCCTTGATTCCGTTGACAGCACGCTCGGCCACTATGTGTCATATTTGGCAAAATGGTCTCCAAGATCGCACAATGATTTATTCTTAAAATTGCCAAAAAGATTTAAAACTAACAAACAACATCGCATAATTCGCGGGGACATTTTTGACACCATATCAAAAAATGAATTTGATCTTGCGTATTTTGACCCGCCGTACGGATCAAATAATGAAAAAATGCCCCCCAGCAGGGTTAGATATGCTTCTTATTATCATATTTGGACTACCATTATCAAAAACGATAAACCGGAATTGTTCGGGAAGGTCAATCGCAGAGTAGACACAAGAGATTTACTCTCCGCTTCCGTATTTGAAGAATTTAGAAAAAACGAAGAAGGATTTTTTATCGCCATGGAAGCCTTAAAAAAACTTATCCAAGAAACTAAATCTCGCTACATTCTTCTTTCATATAGTTCTGGCGGAAGAGCAACGAAGCAAGAATTAAGTGATTTAATGCATGAATCAGGGAAGCTGCTGAATGTGGTTGAGATTAACTATAAAGTAAATGTTATGGGTGGCATGCGCTGGACAAATGAATGGATACATAGCGACAGCAAACATCATGAGTACCTGTTTTTAATGGAAAAAGAAAAAAGCCTCCACCCCTATTTTGCTCCGCTATACTCCGAAAAACATCAGATATACGCGAACGTTAGAATATGA
- a CDS encoding glycosyltransferase family 2 protein, with product MKQPYISIIVLHYKNLDDTQACLKSLEKIDYPKYSVIVVNNDAVEHGRTLKNEFSDITLIQNQSNAGFAEGNNVGIRHALADSRTDAVLILNNDTEVESDFLSEMAHAKGDMIAACMMQYDKRDTVDNLGVVMMKSGLPFNRRDEHQKLFCPSAGCALYSRKLLETVAMYVPSFTKEGVRKWYFDPLYFAYAEDLDLGFRARLQGFEPGYAKGAIVYHKGSASTSKLSDLAVYHTYRNLIWTQYKNYPLTLCLRNLFWLILGWKLIFLGYVFKGRPLVMIRAVFDGIRGP from the coding sequence ATGAAACAACCATATATCTCAATTATTGTGCTCCACTACAAAAACCTTGATGATACCCAGGCCTGCTTAAAGTCGTTGGAAAAAATTGACTACCCGAAATACTCAGTGATTGTGGTGAATAATGACGCGGTTGAACACGGGCGAACGCTGAAAAACGAATTTTCGGACATTACACTGATTCAAAACCAGAGCAATGCGGGGTTTGCCGAAGGCAATAATGTCGGTATTCGGCACGCACTTGCAGACAGCCGAACAGACGCGGTGTTGATATTGAACAATGACACCGAAGTTGAATCGGATTTTTTGTCTGAAATGGCACATGCCAAGGGCGATATGATAGCCGCTTGCATGATGCAGTATGACAAACGCGATACAGTGGATAATCTCGGCGTGGTCATGATGAAGAGCGGCCTGCCCTTCAACCGGCGTGATGAACATCAGAAGCTCTTCTGCCCGTCTGCCGGATGCGCACTCTACTCTCGGAAACTTTTGGAAACAGTCGCAATGTATGTCCCCTCCTTTACTAAGGAGGGGGTGAGGAAGTGGTATTTTGACCCGCTCTACTTTGCGTACGCCGAAGACCTGGATCTCGGCTTCCGGGCGCGGCTACAAGGCTTTGAGCCTGGGTATGCAAAAGGCGCAATAGTATACCACAAAGGCTCCGCATCAACCTCAAAACTTTCCGACCTTGCGGTGTACCATACCTACCGGAATCTAATATGGACGCAATACAAAAACTATCCCTTGACGTTATGCCTGCGAAACCTATTCTGGCTCATCCTGGGCTGGAAACTCATCTTCTTAGGCTATGTGTTCAAAGGCAGGCCCCTGGTGATGATAAGAGCCGTATTTGACGGCATACGCGGACCCTAA
- a CDS encoding DUF2283 domain-containing protein yields the protein MNQSIAKKNVYYDKESDVLYFGVKRGAEEEFAEVAPGVSVELDKFGRAIGVEVLNASQVLKPVAKSLRLAA from the coding sequence ATGAACCAATCCATTGCAAAGAAAAACGTATACTACGACAAGGAGAGCGACGTGCTCTACTTTGGGGTTAAGCGCGGCGCGGAAGAGGAGTTCGCGGAAGTCGCGCCCGGGGTGAGCGTTGAACTGGACAAATTTGGCCGCGCCATTGGCGTGGAGGTGCTGAACGCGTCACAAGTGCTGAAACCCGTTGCCAAGTCTTTGCGTTTGGCGGCTTAG